In Juglans microcarpa x Juglans regia isolate MS1-56 chromosome 8D, Jm3101_v1.0, whole genome shotgun sequence, the following are encoded in one genomic region:
- the LOC121242162 gene encoding uncharacterized protein LOC121242162, protein MAWEIIQNKGDLLPWHDWLWNGTLSKRVSLCIWKAWFNGLSVDGRVQKKGVSLASACDCCSQKNQETIDHVLSLSQLAEERRRCKARMEGVKDSIEQVSRTVRFWIKALTDRINYSRPLSQQGLLLLDEFRLDRPAMSTRKEKLVNWLKPPRGWIKLNCEGSCRGNPRSSGGGGIIRDDRGNFKGAFVCHFGFGTSNGASLKAFLGGVKLCKRLRYADIIIESDSKVVVEWFRSRRCSLWYLWDFWDELISEMEGLNITVIHQFREANQAANFLAK, encoded by the exons ATGGCTTGGGAGATAATTCAGAACAAGGGTGATTTGTTACCTTGGCATGATTGGTTATGGAATGGTACATTATCGAAGAGGGTGTCTCTTTGTATATGGAAAGCTTGGTTTAACGGGCTTAGTGTGGATGGAAGGGTGCAAAAGAAAGGAGTGTCTTTGGCTTCAGCTTGTGATTGTTGTAgccaaaaaaatcaagaaactaTTGACCATGTATTATCTTTGAGTCAATTAGCTGAGGAG AGAAGACGTTGCAAGGCGAGAATGGAAGGGGTAAAAGATAGTATCGAACAAGTTTCGCGGACGGTGAGATTTTGGATCAAAGCGCTTACAGATAGAATCAACTATTCTCGGCCTCTATCTCAACAAGGCCTTCTCTTATTGGATGAGTTTCGGCTGGATAGGCCGGCCATGtcaacaagaaaagaaaaattagtcaATTGGCTGAAGCCTCCGAGGGGTTGGATCAAATTGAATTGTGAGGGTAGTTGTCGTGGAAATCCCAGAAGTTCAGGGGGTGGTGGCATCATAAGAGATGATAGGGGCAATTTCAAAGGGGCTTTCGTATGCCACTTTGGCTTTGGTACTAGTAATGGGGCATCACTGAAGGCTTTTTTGGGGGGAGTGAAGTTGTGTAAAAGGCTACGCTATGCCGATATCATTATTGAAAGTGACTCTAAAGTTGTAGTGGAGTGGTTCCGGTCAAGGAGATGTTCTCTGTGGTacttatgggatttttgggatgagTTAATCTCAGAGATGGAGGGACTTAATATTACAGTGATCCATCAATTTCGGGAAGCGAATCAAGCTGCAAATTTTTTGGCAAAGTAA